A single window of Narcine bancroftii isolate sNarBan1 chromosome 1, sNarBan1.hap1, whole genome shotgun sequence DNA harbors:
- the LOC138757286 gene encoding gastrula zinc finger protein XlCGF8.2DB-like, which yields MPFTHSECGKSFTQSSILVTYQQLHAIQKPFICPSCAKGFICFSHLLTHQRIHTGVMPFTRFECGKSFTQTSILVTYQQVHAIQKPFICPSCAKGFIHFSHLLTHQRIHTGEMPFACSECGKRFT from the coding sequence ATGCCCTTCACTCACTCTGAATGCGGGAAGAGTTTCACTCAGTCCTCCATCCTGGTGACCTACCAGCAGCTTCATGCCATACAGAAGCCATTTATCTGCCCCAGCTGTGCAAAAGGATTCATCTGCTTCTcgcacctgctgacccaccagcggattCACACCGGAGTGATGCCCTTCACTCGCTTTGAATGCGGGAAGAGTTTCACTCAGACCTCCATCCTGGTGACCTACCAGCAGGTTCATGCCATACAGAAACCATTTATCTGCCCCAGCTGTGCAAAAGGATTCATCCACTTCTcgcacctgctgacccaccagcggattCACACCGGAGAGATGCCCTTCGCCTGCTCTGAGTGCGGGAAGAGGTTCACTTAG